The Chlorocebus sabaeus isolate Y175 chromosome 1, mChlSab1.0.hap1, whole genome shotgun sequence genome includes a region encoding these proteins:
- the C1H11orf91 gene encoding uncharacterized protein C11orf91 homolog translates to MPKGRRGSHSPTMSQRSAPPLYFPSLYDRGISSSPLSDFNIWKKLFVPLKAGGATVGGAGGARSLPQAPPAAAPPPPPPPGLGPPGERPWPSPWPSGLASIPYEPLRFFYSPPPGPEVAVSPLAPRPSTPRLASASHPEELCELEIRIKELELLTITGDGFDSQRYTFLKALKDEKLQGLKTRQPGKKSASLS, encoded by the exons ATGCCAAAGGGGCGGCGCGGCAGCCACAGCCCCACCATGAGCCAGCGGTCGGCCCCGCCCCTCTATTTCCCGTCCCTGTACGACCGCGGCATCTCCTCGTCCCCGCTCAGCGACTTCAACATCTGGAAGAAGCTCTTCGTGCCGCTGAAGGCGGGCGGGGCGACagtgggcggggcggggggggccCGGTCCCTGCCCCAGGCGCCCCCCGCCGcggcgcccccgcccccgccaccaCCCGGCCTGGGTCCGCCCGGCGAGCGCCCCTGGCCCTCGCCCTGGCCCTCTGGCCTGGCCTCCATCCCCTACGAGCCTCTGCGCTTCTTCTACTCGCCGCCGCCGGGGCCTGAGGTGGCTGTCTCGCCCCTGGCCCCCCGCCCCTCGACCCCCAggctcgcctctgcctcccaccccgAGGAACTGTGCGAGCTGGAGATCCGGATTAAGGAGCTGGAGCTGCTCACCATCACTGGGGACGGCTTCGACTCCCAGCGCT ATACATTCCTGAAGGCGCTAAAAGACGAAAAGTTACAAGGACTGAAGACCAGGCAACCTGGAAAGAAGTCGGCCTCTCTCTCCTGA